A single genomic interval of bacterium harbors:
- a CDS encoding adenylate/guanylate cyclase domain-containing protein: MHKKLSRRLLTGGLVGLAAAGLILLATYGLQRTLFDAFEAKSLDWRYLKRIKLLWEQRQGAAIEDIIIVDIDNRSLEKLGRFSQWPRTYHSHIIDYITEGGARAIGFDVLFMEPDSNPANDSSFIHATQKSGIVYHAMSFSMANPDAFLYPMEAPPEGLDAKRLSAEMTPAISRIFKTADRMDGKLIALYHAARGIGFANFSPDNDSVIRTMPLFLNFTGRQYFSLSLAMVMGSMDAGPQDVTVVPNQEVIVRDPKGKSLHIPINEKGRMLINYQGTFQTFRYISYYDVLMQRIPKELFDGKFVLVGTSAAGLSDIRPVPFQDAFPGVEIHANLIYNLLTQSYITVQKPASVWLLVIFFSVLIALVAMAFRPWLSGLLGVLISGGLAWLALTWFSRNAFWLELVRPTLAILFSFLFAFIYRYVEEERSKRYIKNMFQHYLTATVVDELLKRPDMLKLGGDRRIATAFFSDIKDFTTVSEKLEPEELVAQLNEYLTAMTEVVLHYDGYLDKYEGDAIMAVFGVPVDQTDHARRGCLAALEMQKRLIALRAKWQAEDKPVFYARMGLNSGAMIAGNVGGVDRFDYTVIGDSVNLASRLEGANKQYGTSIMISEFTKEFLIDEFILRELDLIRVKGKQKPVRVYELICEKRSQLSNSQLLSLPEYEKGLAAYRAKQWDTAIAAFQRALAADAHDGPSRTYIQRCEFYKKNPVPWNWDGVFEMKTK; the protein is encoded by the coding sequence ATCGATAATCGCAGCCTGGAAAAGCTGGGCCGATTCAGCCAGTGGCCGCGCACTTATCACAGCCACATCATCGATTACATCACCGAGGGTGGAGCCCGGGCCATCGGCTTTGACGTGCTGTTCATGGAGCCGGATTCTAATCCGGCCAATGACAGCAGCTTTATCCACGCCACGCAAAAATCCGGCATCGTCTATCATGCGATGTCTTTCTCCATGGCGAATCCGGACGCATTCCTCTACCCCATGGAAGCGCCGCCGGAAGGACTCGATGCAAAACGTTTGTCCGCAGAGATGACGCCGGCGATCAGCCGCATTTTCAAGACTGCAGATCGCATGGACGGCAAGCTGATCGCGCTTTACCATGCGGCCCGCGGCATCGGCTTTGCCAATTTCTCCCCAGACAACGACAGCGTGATCCGCACCATGCCGCTGTTCCTCAATTTCACCGGCCGCCAGTATTTTTCCCTCTCCCTGGCCATGGTGATGGGGTCGATGGATGCCGGACCGCAGGATGTGACCGTGGTTCCCAATCAGGAGGTGATCGTGCGGGACCCGAAGGGAAAATCGCTTCATATTCCCATTAATGAAAAAGGCCGCATGCTGATTAATTATCAGGGCACGTTTCAAACGTTTCGCTACATCTCCTATTACGACGTACTCATGCAGCGCATTCCCAAAGAGTTGTTCGACGGCAAATTCGTTCTCGTCGGCACCTCGGCCGCCGGATTGTCCGACATCCGTCCGGTGCCGTTCCAGGACGCCTTCCCCGGCGTTGAAATCCACGCCAATTTGATTTACAACCTGCTTACCCAAAGCTACATCACTGTGCAAAAGCCCGCCTCCGTCTGGCTGCTGGTGATCTTTTTCAGCGTGCTGATCGCGCTGGTGGCCATGGCGTTCCGCCCGTGGTTAAGCGGACTGCTGGGCGTGCTTATCTCCGGCGGCCTGGCCTGGCTGGCCTTGACCTGGTTCAGCCGCAACGCCTTTTGGCTGGAGCTGGTGCGGCCGACGTTGGCCATCCTTTTTTCATTTCTGTTCGCCTTTATCTACCGCTATGTTGAGGAGGAGCGCAGCAAGCGCTACATCAAAAACATGTTTCAGCATTATCTCACCGCCACGGTGGTGGACGAACTGTTGAAACGGCCGGACATGCTCAAACTCGGCGGCGACCGGCGCATCGCCACGGCATTCTTTTCCGACATCAAGGACTTTACCACCGTATCGGAAAAGCTGGAACCCGAGGAACTCGTGGCGCAGCTCAACGAATATCTCACCGCCATGACCGAAGTGGTGCTGCACTATGATGGCTATCTGGACAAATACGAGGGCGATGCCATCATGGCGGTGTTCGGCGTGCCGGTGGATCAGACGGACCATGCCCGACGGGGTTGTCTGGCTGCGCTGGAGATGCAGAAACGGTTGATCGCACTACGAGCGAAATGGCAGGCTGAGGACAAACCGGTTTTTTATGCACGTATGGGATTAAACTCCGGCGCCATGATCGCCGGCAATGTCGGCGGCGTGGATCGCTTTGATTACACCGTGATCGGCGACTCGGTCAATTTGGCCTCGCGGCTGGAGGGCGCCAACAAGCAATACGGCACCAGCATCATGATCAGCGAGTTCACCAAAGAGTTTCTCATCGACGAGTTCATCCTGCGCGAATTGGACCTGATCCGCGTCAAAGGCAAACAAAAACCGGTGCGGGTTTACGAACTCATCTGCGAAAAACGTTCGCAGCTGAGCAACAGCCAGCTGCTGTCGCTGCCGGAATATGAAAAGGGCTTGGCCGCCTACCGCGCCAAACAGTGGGACACCGCCATCGCGGCGTTTCAGCGCGCCCTGGCGGCGGATGCCCATGACGGGCCCAGTCGAACCTATATTCAGCGCTGTGAATTCTATAAAAAAAATCCGGTTCCCTGGAATTGGGACGGCGTATTCGAGATGAAGACGAAATGA